The Helianthus annuus cultivar XRQ/B chromosome 15, HanXRQr2.0-SUNRISE, whole genome shotgun sequence genomic sequence GAAAATTTTCTATCTTAATTTACATATAGATGTTAtatatttacatttacatttacatataggtatataaatatatatttaggtaACCCTTTAGAATTACCCGTCCAAAATTTATCTAATAGAGATAAATTTTGGATTGTCCCGTTCGGGACTGTTTTTTGAATATTCTATCTCATTTAGGATATGTATACATTTTAACGAACTGTCATTTAAGAAAAGATCGGTTGGTATTTCCTCTACTCTCACGGGTTTGCGGTTTTTCGCATACTTGGGGAGTTAAGGGGAAATGCTGCCGATTTTTTCTTAAATGTCGTCTCGTTAAAATGTGTACTTCTGAGATAGAATATTCAAAAAGTGGGTTAGGATTCACCTCCTTAGAAAACCGGTTTACATCATCCGTATACGCTCATatcatttttttgtttatttgaattttcaGATGGATCGCGATTGGATGTACTACCGAAATCGTACAGATGAAATATATATAATGGGTGTTCAAAGTTTTCTTAAGGCCGCCGAAGCTCATCGCGTGAATATGGGAGATCGATTAATATTTTGTCCCTGTGCATCGTGtacaaattttcaaaaatttgatATCAAAGAAATAAACTTTCATTTGTTTAGATATGGTTTTATGCCTGGATATACTTGTTGGTCAAAGCATGGGGAATCTCTTGCTAATCGTAGCACATCGTCTTTCAAAATAGACAATGACAAAAAGGATAATAAAGAACAATATATTGATCACGAAAAATTCACTTTAAATGACGACAAAGACAACTTCAATGACATGTATAATGATTTAGAGACTAATATTGGTGATGATGAGCaagaaaaattaagaaaattacTTGAAGATGAGGAAAAACCGTTATATGCTGGTTGTAAGAAATACTCGAAACTAAGTGCTGTTTTGAGATTGTCTACCCTAAAGTCAACACACGGATGGAGTGATAAGAGTTTCACAGATCTATTAGTGTTATTAAATGACATGCTTCCAGAAGGCAATGAGTTACCACTTTCGTTATaccaagcaaaaaaaaaaatgatgtgcCCGATGGGATTGGAAGTTGAAAGAATACATGCATGTCCAAATGATTGTATGTTGTATAGAAACGAGTTCAAAAATGATCATACATGTTTTAACTGTGGCGCATCAAGGTATAAGCGTAAAAGCAATACAGATGAAGTTGACGATGATGTGGCAAAAAATGGACCACCAGCTaaaatgttgtggtattttcctATTATACCAAGACTGAAACGATTATTTGCAAACGAGAAGGAATCAAAATTGGTAATGACATTAATGTTTATTTGTCTCCATTGATAGATGACCTTAAAACTCTATGGAACCCAGGTGTTAACGTGTATGATTCTTATAAGAAAGAATATTTTGATTTGCGTGCCATGATATTTTGCACCATCAGTGATTTTCCAGCGTATGGTAATTTGTCAGGATATAGTACGAAAGGTAGACTAGCTTGTCCTATTTGTGAAGATGACACAAGTTCAATGACACAAGTTCAATATGGTTAAGTAATTGTAGAAAAACCGTGTACATGGGACATCGAAGATTCCTTCCGGAAAATCACGATTATCGGAACAGAACAGTGGAGTTTGATGGAAAAATTGAGCATGGAAAAGTAAGGGAAGAATTTGATGCATTTTCACGAGTAAGAAATTTAAATGTCGTGTTGGGGAAAAAAACTCAAGGGAAAAAAACAAAAGAGAAAAAAACAAAAGGGAAAAAAACAAAGGGGAAAAAACTCATCCTGAACCATCCAACATTTGGAAAAAAAAAGTCTGTCTTTTGGGATTTGCCTTACTGGGAGCATTTACAAGTTAGACACTGCTTAGATGTCATGCATATTGAGAAAAATGTATGTGAAAGCCTGCTTGGATTATTGTTAAACATTCCCGGGAAAACTAAAGATGGGATCAATGTCCGTAAAGACATGCAAGAAATGGGAATACGTGAAGGGCTTCATCCTTTTCCGCACCCTAAAGGTTTTTTTCTACCACCAGCATGCTACACAATGTCAAACAAGGAAAAAAGAATGTTTTGTGAATGTTTACACGGTATTAAAGTTCCATCCAGCTATTCAGCAAACATTAAAAGGTTGGTGTCATTGAAAGATTCTAAATTGCTTGGTATGAAGTCTCATGATTGTCATGTTTTGATGACACATATGATTCCTATTGCAATCCGTGGATCATTACCAGATAAAATCCGACATACAATCACaaagctttgtttgtttttcaaCACAATTCATTCGAAAGTAATTGATCCACAATCACTTGAAAGTTTGCAAAAAGAAATAATCGTCACGCTCTGTGAACTTGAGATGTATTTTCCGCCGTCGTTTTTTGATGTGATGGTTCACCTGGTAATCCATATTGTAAGAGAAATTCAGGCTTGTGGTCCTGTATTTCTACGCTACATGTACCCTTTTGAAAGATACATGGGTTTCTTAAAAGGTTATGTAAAAAATCGTAGTCGGCCTGAGGGTAGCATTGTTGAAGGATATACTTCCGAAGAAGTGAATGAGTTCTGCCCAGGTAATAATATCATAACATTTATAATATATTAGTTTTATTACGTATAATTAACAATGCAATGCTTGACTTATCCACAGGTTATTTGAATGGTGTCAAAAGTATTGGTGTTCCTCAATCTCGTCACTCGGGTAGACTTCAAGGGAGAGGAGGTGTTGGTATGAGAACAATATTCCCAAGTTACGATTCTTTACAACTTGCACATTTTGTTGTCTTACAACACATGGCATGTATTGCTCCTTACGTTAACGAACACATGGAAACATTACAGTCGACATACCAGGGTAGGACAGCATATTGGTATAAAAAAAAGCATAACGAAGAGTTTGCTAGTTGGTTGAAAAGTAAGGTAATGGCAAATGGCCAAGGAGATGTTGATCTAGTTGTACAGAAGTTAGGTCAAGGTCCAAATATTAATGTAACATCTTACCAAGGGTACGACATTAATGGTTATACGTTTTACACCAAAGATCAAGATGGGAAAAGTACAATGCAGAACAGTGGAGTTACTGTAGTAGCCACATCGACCCAGTACGATAGGACGAATCGTGATATACTTACAAGAATTGCTAAAAATTCTTATTACGGTGTTATACATGAAATATGGGAATTGGATTATGGTTTCACCACCATACCTGTGTTCAAATGTAAGTGGGTGAATAACACTAGAGGCGTTACAGTTGACAAATATGGATTTACACTTGTGGACCTTAACACAGATGGCTATGCATCTGAACCATTCGTTTTAGCAAAACTAGTAACACAAGTGTTTTTTGTCAACGACCCGAGCAAACCAAAATGGGATATCGTAGTGCAGGGTAAAAgaagttgatgtgtgtaaaatgcaacatataaatcacatcaattaaggcataaaactaacccttttttagtactagtgttggaaaaagagtgtttttgtcttccttttgtaatttcaggatgaaatgagctcaaaatcacaaaagaagcaaaaagacaactaattctaccataaatacaagaaaaaggaacaaaagtggattgcccggaccctcaacggcacctcccaaggcaaaggagaagaaacagagtctgaacacgccccgtgtccagcgaacacgggggcgtgcccaggaagcagcagaaaagacaaaccggtagaagcttccattgcccaccacggggccgtgtccagcgagcacgggggcgtggtgaaagtacagcaggcgcattaattgtaattcgcaattacaattaatgaggagagagagtgtcaggcgggcacggggccgtgtccagcggacacggggccgtgtccagccttctgttcagcctataaatagaggagcttggcttcattctctctcatcccttggcacaccacctctctcacacctcatccaccacccaccaccaccataacaccatcatccaccaccatcatccattgtccatcgtagagtgtgtgagtcgtctcgggatccaagattgatcgtaagagttcttgacaatcaaggccatggttgcctaagtctcttacatcacttggtgaagacaagtgtttagcataatactttttatttttaatcttttgcactttttatttggttttgtattaatgactttaataactagttacttatgttgaaggtgatctttccttatcgtttgtccgtggtgtcttggcattcttttactgtctatataaaataaaagattttcaccattcatatctccacggtctatatggaggtatgttggctacctggtcgggggttaagggaacggtttggtaagggtcttgcccttgttcagcgtttagaggtcctgcttgggacctgggtcaaatttagtaggatctccttcaatgcccataggtattggatggcggggatccaaactctttgaccccctcataagttaactactattaatactataacccggctatttaggactgtatccctgctgactcagactacttagccgagggtaacgtcaccgccagaagcggggcctaccacaatttgcattaataacttaattcattatctttcaataatccgaccctttaggattgtatccttgctgactcaaactactgggttgagggtaacgtcgccttcaaaagaggggcctacttcaataactaagataatctcttaaacaagtgcaaaagtgcgaaaataatcaaaggttatactaatacacgtgtcggatccaagtgattcatcttgtctatctgtttttattttatttttattttcagcatttagttagtttttatttttcttagtttaaaacatttttctaactttttgatttgattagacgttgaggataaaccggtattaaaagctcttgtgtccttggacgacctcggtatcttaccaacactatactacgtccacgatgggtgcacttgcccatatgtgtgtttagtgttagtgaatatcgtgttttataaatttaaaacttggctaaaagtgtaaaaagggcttaaatatatatcaaaaatataacacacttcacgcacatcagaaGTATTGTTGGTGTTGATGATGTCGTCGACGATGAAGAACACGACCAGCTTGACGACCTACCACCATTTTCTGTTGGTATTCAACCGGTGCATGATGTAATCGATGGTTCCGCCACGTACAAAAGAACCGACCACCACGATGGGATATATGTTGACGGACCACGTTTAACTAAGCGAAAAAGGTTTTAGATAAATTTATATATAGTTTTTCTTTATTACAATTTTATTATATAGTTGATGGGGTATGGTACTAAACCCGACCCGAGCGGTCGGACTACCCGTTACTTATTGCTTTTATATTACttatttattattgttgttaCTAACCCAACCGCGAGGCCCAACGCGTTGTAGTTTACACTACTTTGGGTCGGAGCTTGTAGAgataacccctaactgggcctggcccattgaggttaggggaggCCCATATCCCCCTATATAAAGAGGTCTTCACCTCTTGAATAGGGTAGAGCATATTGAGCCACCACACTTTTTGTAGCTGGAAACAGGAGAACTTCTCCTACCGGCAATCTCTACAGCTCCACTTTCTTTTCTTCTCCATTGCAGATCTAggttcaagaggaagaacaaGGTGTGATTCTTCACCCTTATGTAGAGCGCGGTCCAGTCATCCCGGCGGTGATaccgtgtttcttcattggcgcccaccgaaaATTTTATACATTTGTTGATCACATCTCGTTTCTCTCTACTCGATTTTCAGATCTCATTCTTCTTACATGATTTTTCATGTTTCAAACTTCCAGATCTGTTTTATTAGAGCTCAAAAAAGGAAGTTATCGATAAACATTTCATTGATCTGTTCTTTCTATGGTCAAGAAACCAGATTTATGTTTCTGATACACAACTGCATATTCCAGATCTGAATCCAGTCTTTTCTTTCTCTATTGCAATGTATTTTGCATTTTTTTTAGGATCTTGTGTTATCCTTATCCCATGATCACACGTACTAAAAGTGTGGTGGATTTTATTTTATTGTGATAAGAAATGTCATCGTTTGACGTATCACAGTGGAAAAAGGAAAAAGAGTCTACAGTGCACAACTTTATGTTCGTCTTAATCCTATCTTATTTTAATCATATTCCCCAACATTGATATATGATTTATAAGAAAACAAATCATGCCATCATATCTGAGCTGTCATCACAATAACTTCTACCCAAAAGCAATTAAATTAATTCGAGTGGCAAATTGCTTTTACAGTGGGTACAATTCATATAGCATGTTTTGTCTTGCTCATGGAGACATTTTCTGAACACATGACAGGCACCTAGAGTACTTTTAGTACTAGTACTAGccattattttatatattttctatttTGAAAGGACATCACCCATAAGTATTATCCGCTGACTATTTGATTGAGCAACCTAAGGGCAGAGGGTTTTTATCCTCGCGCGACCATCATCGGTGATCTCTATTTTTTTTCTGCCACCTCGCGGATACAGGCGTAAACCCCACGCACCAGCCACACGCAGCAGGACATGCCTCTGCTACCATGCGCAGCAGGACATGCCCCGCCACCAAGCACAACTGATCGCCGTCACTACAGACCAGCTACCAAGGAAACAATGTTCATTTACCTGACTGTTTGCATGCACAAGACTGTCAGAAACTTGTAATGAGACTAAAACATCACCGTTCTTACATCGGGAGTGCTCCACAACCTGCGGCGGAAACGTCACCCTGCGCACGCTGACTATCTTTTCTCTGACATGTTGCGCGACTGCGCGAGTAAGCTTCAAAACAAGGTACAACCTTTTGCTTCATCTTTAATATAAAATCTCAAGCAAGGCATAACCTCCGCCGAGTGAGCACCCGCGCGAGCGAGTTTCCCATGCACCGAACTAGCTCTGTCGCGCGACCATGCTC encodes the following:
- the LOC110866791 gene encoding uncharacterized protein LOC110866791 produces the protein MGHRRFLPENHDYRNRTVEFDGKIEHGKVREEFDAFSRVRNLNVVLGKKTQGKKTKEKKTKGKKTKGKKLILNHPTFGKKKSVFWDLPYWEHLQVRHCLDVMHIEKNVCESLLGLLLNIPGKTKDGINVRKDMQEMGIREGLHPFPHPKGFFLPPACYTMSNKEKRMFCECLHGIKVPSSYSANIKRLVSLKDSKLLGMKSHDCHVLMTHMIPIAIRGSLPDKIRHTITKLCLFFNTIHSKVIDPQSLESLQKEIIVTLCELEMYFPPSFFDVMVHLVIHIVREIQACGPVFLRYMYPFERYMGFLKGYVKNRSRPEGSIVEGYTSEEVNEFCPGYLNGVKSIGVPQSRHSGRLQGRGGVGMRTIFPSYDSLQLAHFVVLQHMACIAPYVNEHMETLQSTYQGRTAYWYKKKHNEEFASWLKSKVMANGQGDVDLVVQKLGQGPNINVTSYQGYDINGYTFYTKDQDGKSTMQNSGVTVVATSTQYDRTNRDILTRIAKNSYYGVIHEIWELDYGFTTIPVFKCKWVNNTRGVTVDKYGFTLVDLNTDGYASEPFVLAKLVTQVFFVNDPSKPKWDIVVQGKRS